One Terriglobales bacterium genomic window carries:
- a CDS encoding CarD family transcriptional regulator produces the protein MSSNTNLNFDIGDKVVYPNHGVGIIEQISSRTIGACVERFYLLKIKSSSLKVMVPFNNVASVGLRRVIRNGDVQKVIDFLTDGKCCNHADWKYRFKENSEKMRTGSLLEVAAVLKGLLLLAQSKPLSFREKKMLERARYLLVSELAMAKNCDEPQIEQLLSKALSKSKLRFPETIAEA, from the coding sequence ATGAGCAGCAACACGAATTTGAACTTCGACATTGGTGACAAAGTTGTCTATCCCAACCATGGCGTAGGAATAATCGAGCAGATTAGTAGCCGCACCATTGGCGCCTGTGTCGAGCGTTTTTACCTCCTGAAAATCAAGTCCAGCAGCCTGAAAGTCATGGTCCCGTTCAACAACGTTGCCAGCGTCGGGCTGCGCCGCGTCATTCGTAATGGTGATGTGCAGAAGGTGATTGATTTTCTCACCGACGGCAAGTGTTGCAATCATGCGGATTGGAAGTACCGGTTCAAGGAGAACTCGGAGAAAATGCGCACCGGCTCGCTTTTGGAAGTGGCGGCCGTGCTGAAGGGCTTGCTGCTGCTGGCGCAGAGCAAGCCGCTTTCGTTCCGCGAGAAGAAAATGTTGGAGCGCGCCCGCTACCTGCTCGTCAGCGAATTAGCCATGGCCAAAAACTGCGACGAACCTCAGATCGAGCAACTCCTTTCCAAGGCCTTGTCCAAGTCTAAGCTCCGC